One Chloroflexota bacterium genomic window carries:
- a CDS encoding Hsp70 family protein: protein MAKVLGIDLGTTNSCMAVIEVGEPLVLENAEGGRITPS, encoded by the coding sequence ATGGCCAAGGTATTAGGCATTGATTTAGGGACGACGAACTCGTGTATGGCGGTGATAGAGGTGGGGGAGCCGCTGGTGCTGGAGAATGCGGAGGGGGGGAGGATCACCCCCTC